TCCATTTTCTTAAGCACCCTATTGTCCTCTTTTGTGTTATTAACAAAAAAGTCTAGTGTCTTGTAGACATCCACTGGTATTGAGTTAAAGTCAACCTTTTTTGTTCTAAACTTACTAGCAATACTAGCTAATGGCTTGTGATGATTACTAGTTGCAATTTCCTTGCTAGTGTATGCTAGTCTAGACTCATAATCTCTTTTATACAAACTAGATATATGATAAACAAAAATACAAAAGACAACATCTAATGCAAAAGAACACAACAATAGTAAATAAGATATTAAATATTTTGTGTATGCATAATCACTGACAAACAACTCAGGTTTTAGGAATAATGCATGAATACCATACATATTATTCCCTACATTACTATCTTTAATAGTTTCATAAATTGCTTCATGATGCTTAATATCAAGTTCCTTACCCTTTTCTAAATAAGAATTTATTTGTACTTCTAATTGCTTGTTCTCTTCAAGCGTTTCCTTTATGAACTTCTCATATTCCAGCTTTTTAGTCCTGTGATCGTGATACAAAGCCAAATTCTTAACCTTAACTGATTCAATTGTTGCTATATTAGCTTCTATTCGTCGCTTCAACATATCTATACGCTGGTTCAATATTGTCTTCTCAGCTTGCATAGCTACTTTCATAGATACTTTTGTATTCTCAATAACACTTAATCGTTGTTGTTTAACCTCACGAAGCTCAGCACTGAAGAACAATTGGAAAAAATTCTCATAACTACCCCATGTACTAACTAATTGAGTTATAAAAGCAATAACAAGCAATACACCCACAACCTTGCTATGTCGGCTAGACATAACAGTTACACTACCAGTTTGCTTTTGTATCCTATATTCATTGAGTAAATACAGCATCTTATGAAAAATAATAGTGGGCACTACTATTACAACGATAGTAAACCCTAAATAAAGCAAACGCTGCTCTCTGCTTAGGTGCTCGCTTGAATAAACAATAAATCCGTTATATGAATTTAAGATGTTAAAGCCTACAAGCAGTAATGCACCTACTATCTTGATGAAATTCATGTACACAAACTGAATATCAAACTTTAATTTATCCAGTATACCCAACTGACTTATACTTACTTCTTTATTCATTTCCACACTCCACTATTTCTTCTTCTCATAAAATTAGCAATGCTTTTCTTTACTCTTTTAAGAGAACTATCAAAGCTTGCAATACAACTTGCAATACACTCAATCACTAATTTTTCCTTCAATATCATATCCAACACCCTAGCCTTGTACTTACTTCTTTAAATAAGTAAGTACACATTAGCTTAAATTTATCTCTAAACCTGTTTAAGTAAATTTCATTACGAAATAGATAAGTATTATAATACTCAAACTTACTATTTATGTATAAGCTTAAATACTCACACATATATGTTAAATCATGATATGAAGCATGGAACTTCTTTGATCTAATACTTGATATAAACCTGTACTGATCCCTTTCAAGGCTTGCTACCCACTTATTAAACTCACTTATTCTTCCTTTTATATCCACAATTAATTGGTCTCTTTTTAACGCTTCATATTCCTTAAATTCTAATAAAATGTCTCTTATATTATACCCACCCTTTATGTTATAATCTATGTTATAATCATAATTGATGGCAGCTGATACTTGTGTTTTATCGCATGTATTGCTGCCGTTATAGCCAAAATCTTTTCCTAATGGAATCCCTAAATTAGTCATTTTTTCTCCTTTTTTTCAAGCTATCTTTATTGTATCTTATTTTATTACTTTTGTCTACTTCTCTTGAATTAAAGTAACTTGCTTATTGGATTAATTATATAAATTACTAAACAGCACAAATATATCCTTTTTATTTTTAAATACGAGTCTATGTTTTACGTGTTCACTTAAGTAATATACTCAATCTTTAAATAGAGTAATTTGTTTGTTTTGAAATCAAAATAATAGTGTCTTAAAATCTATTAAAACACTATTACAAGCCTACTTTTTTTCAAATACGATTACTTACTTCTCAAATACTATTGCTTATTTTTCAAATACGATTACTTATTTTCGAAACAATGTTACTCACTTTTCAAATACGATTACTTACTTTTTAAATACAAATAAACTTGTGAACAACTTTGTCAAGGAATCATATTGGTAAACTTTTTTAAATAACCACAAACTTAGGTCCCTAAACCCTGCCTATGTGACGCCACCACTCTAGACAAAACTTATACATCCTATCCTGTCAATCAGACAAGACGCAACAAACGTAAGCAAAACTTACGTTTGTTGTGCTGCCAACTTTTGTCTTGCATACTTCTCTCTTCTCTTACGCTTAAGTTCTTCTTGATTTGCGTAGTAATACTTATGGTTAGCTTTAGCTACTACTTCGGCATGCTCCTTAAGATAAGTCTTAGTTCGCTCTATTATAGACTCTCTATTTTCCCTATAATGTCCTCTTTGATACTCCCTATTGCCTTCAACATCCTTGTAATAGTGCTCTTTTGACCTTGCTAGTTCTTTTTCTCTATTCCTCTCTCTGTACGCTCTCCGATACCCCCTCATCTTTTCCTTATTCTCGTCTCTGTAAGCCTTAATCTTATCCTTATTCCGCTCTCTGTACCGTTTCGCCTTCTCTTTGTTCTTAAGAGCAGACTTCTGAGCCTTTAATTCCTGTTCCTCAGCAGTAAGGTTTAAAGGAGGCCGACCCTTCTTTTTCTTAACCTGCTGCACATCTTCTGTTTGTGCGCAGGCAGTAGATACTGCATTTTCAGTTTCATTGTCTCTAGTTTCATTGTCTTTGAGTTTAAACAGCTCCCCAAGCTTTTCAAATATTTTCATAAAACCCCCTTATTCAAATCAAACTTAAACTTATCCAAAAGCAATCCCATTGGCTGAGCCCCTGATTCCTTAAACCTACCACTAGAGTCAAGCTCACGCAGGTTGCCATACCCATCCGAGCAAACAACCCTGCCTAAAAGCTCCTGTTGCTTGTACTTATTCGTGTACTTATCCATGAACGACCCCCAAACCTTGTAAAAATCATTAGTCTTGTCCGTGTTAGGATTTAACATCCAAACCTTATTGCTGTAAACCTGCGTAAACTGCTTTGTATAGTATCCAGCCACGTCTTCTACAGCATAATCGCTAGCATAAATTAGGCTTGCCTCCAAATTACGCAAGGCATTCCTATGCGTGGCGACATTATTGCTACACCGCCGTATTGTAGCCAAAGTGTGCCTGTCAATTTTGTATTTATTCTCTAGTTTACACTCCATGTGCTCCTCATAGCTCCTCTTGTACGCCGAGGCAACGCGGGCGGCGGCGCGGCGCGGCGGCGCTTTTGCATGCAAACTCTCCTGCCTATCCTCATTGCTCTTAAAGCTACTAGCTTTCGAACATGCCTTCCCAGCCGATTTGCTGGTAACCCCCCCCTTTTTCTCCTCATCGCTAGCTTTTATTTTCCCTTTTTTGTCCTTCCCTTCACAAGAACTCTTTCCACAAATCCCGATGCCTCCAAAAACGACCCCTGCTTTATTAGCACTTCCCTCCTCCCTATGTTTTTTTAAAATCGAATTCTT
Above is a genomic segment from Borrelia sp. RT5S containing:
- a CDS encoding replication/maintenance protein RepL, which translates into the protein MNKEVSISQLGILDKLKFDIQFVYMNFIKIVGALLLVGFNILNSYNGFIVYSSEHLSREQRLLYLGFTIVVIVVPTIIFHKMLYLLNEYRIQKQTGSVTVMSSRHSKVVGVLLVIAFITQLVSTWGSYENFFQLFFSAELREVKQQRLSVIENTKVSMKVAMQAEKTILNQRIDMLKRRIEANIATIESVKVKNLALYHDHRTKKLEYEKFIKETLEENKQLEVQINSYLEKGKELDIKHHEAIYETIKDSNVGNNMYGIHALFLKPELFVSDYAYTKYLISYLLLLCSFALDVVFCIFVYHISSLYKRDYESRLAYTSKEIATSNHHKPLASIASKFRTKKVDFNSIPVDVYKTLDFFVNNTKEDNRVLKKMEVISKETGCSMYFIRKGVETLLKHNLLHKKHRAFVLNYDLITKLVDDINNNGNDKSEVATLKKAIKAQFAFVSTIASVSILTKLL
- a CDS encoding plasmid maintenance protein, producing MIYQKADFFKTTTKGVKALLNRIIKNSIKAGSYCKALTINHIKSLVVRTHKRIERLYKICWAIERKNTEYFASGRLAHYSAGDIHRMVNASLVKDGLKPAARSTLRGDIKALKDLGLIRAVIQPLGEGNGGFAFYVINWKLWRNFKTIIKKHHEDKLIDTLAGVRIKGVFEDKIDAVSFDDVDDYEQIEQYAAASFKQNEEEMVLNASPQNSTIIPKGIISLTNTKNSKNSILKKHREEGSANKAGVVFGGIGICGKSSCEGKDKKGKIKASDEEKKGGVTSKSAGKACSKASSFKSNEDRQESLHAKAPPRRAAARVASAYKRSYEEHMECKLENKYKIDRHTLATIRRCSNNVATHRNALRNLEASLIYASDYAVEDVAGYYTKQFTQVYSNKVWMLNPNTDKTNDFYKVWGSFMDKYTNKYKQQELLGRVVCSDGYGNLRELDSSGRFKESGAQPMGLLLDKFKFDLNKGVL